Part of the Flavobacterium okayamense genome, AACTTGCAAAGCAAATGATTAAAGAAGCTAGTTCAAAAGTTACTGTTGGGACTGTTATTGACTTCCCAAAAGGCGATAATTCAATAGAGTTTAAATTAGCTGAAGCTACAAAAGCAATTAAAGATAAAGTAGACGATTTAGATTTTGTTCTAGATTATGAAGCCTTTAAAAGAGGTGAAATTGACCTAGTAAAAGATCAGGTATTAGCATGCACAAGACTAGGTTTAGAAAACAATAAAATAGTAAAGTGGATAATTGAAATTGCAGCATTAGATAATGCTCAAATTATTCAACTTTCAGCGTTAATAAAAAATATTGTTGTTGCAAATTTTAAAGAAAATGAATACGAACATGTTTTTGTAAAATCGTCAACAGGATTTTATCCTACAAAAGATGGAAAACCAAATGGTGCAACTTTTGAAGCGGTTAAAATTATGCTTGAAAATTCATGTCCATTACCGGTTAAGGCTGCTGGAGGTGTTCGTACATATGAAGAAGCAATGGAAATGATTAAATTAGGAGTTAAAAGAATAGGGACTTCATCTGCAAAAGCAATTGTTA contains:
- the deoC gene encoding deoxyribose-phosphate aldolase, coding for MDVRQYLDSTYLKTAEQAGLTLAKNKEVVVNAIQEAIDNNFKLIMIRPEFVKLAKQMIKEASSKVTVGTVIDFPKGDNSIEFKLAEATKAIKDKVDDLDFVLDYEAFKRGEIDLVKDQVLACTRLGLENNKIVKWIIEIAALDNAQIIQLSALIKNIVVANFKENEYEHVFVKSSTGFYPTKDGKPNGATFEAVKIMLENSCPLPVKAAGGVRTYEEAMEMIKLGVKRIGTSSAKAIVNGEVSQSEY